In a single window of the Populus alba chromosome 16, ASM523922v2, whole genome shotgun sequence genome:
- the LOC118051452 gene encoding xylan glycosyltransferase MUCI21, protein MVHSYRYHQLKKGDRQHVEEEEVLLSSLMCAASSVYFNRTRPKLFSLVILSLLSCCLILSPPLFCSSSLSYSFDVESDGFATNVNAKAYLCSSISNGTICCDRSSMRSDVCVMKGDVRTHSASSSIFLFTSRNTNSVMNKVSSLVDKDEELHHEKIKPYTRKWETSVMDSIDELGLIAKTENFRINHHCDVMHDVPAVLFSTGGYTGNVYHEFNDGILPLYITSQHFKKKVVFVILDYHNWWIMKYGNILSLLSDYPAIDFNGDKKTHCFPEAIAGLRIHDELTVDPSLMQENKSVVDFRNFLDRAYWPRIKSMIKEEERGAQKKLELKAQSSKKNQKQVHEATLKKPKLVILSRNGSRAITNENLLVKMAEEIGFRVEVMRPEPTTELARIYRALNSSEVMIGVHGAAMTHFLFMKPGSVFIQVIPLGTEWAADAYYGKPARKLGLKYIGYQILPRESSLYDKYDKNDPVLRDPRSVSDKGWQYTKSIYLDNQNVRLNLGRFQRRLLRAYRYSFAKVNSRYHLHSQ, encoded by the exons ATGGTGCACTCCTATAGATATCATCAGTTAAAAAAAGGTGATCGTCAACATGTTGAAGAAGAGGAGGTGCTGTTGTCATCTTTGATGTGTGCAGCAAGCTCGGTTTATTTCAATAGGACAAGGCCCAAGCTTTTCTCTCTTGtcattctttctcttctttcttgctGTCTTATTTTATCTCCTCCTTTGTTTTGCTCTTCCTCTCTTTCGT ATTCTTTTGATGTAGAAAGTGATGGGTTTGCTACTAATGTAAATGCAAAAGCTTATTTGTGCTCTTCGATTTCTAATG GAACCATATGTTGTGACCGAAGCAGTATGCGTTCTGATGTCTGTGTTATGAAAGGGGATGTAAGAACACATTCTGCCTCTTCTTCGATCTTCCTCTTCACCTCAAGAAATACCAATTCTGTGATGAACAAGGTTTCGAGTTTAGTTGATAAAGACGAGGAACTCCATCATGAAAAGATCAAACCATACACCCGAAAATGGGAAACGAGTGTGATGGACTCAATTGATGAATTAGGCCTTATTGCAAAGACGGAGAATTTTAGAATTAACCATCATTGCGATGTCATGCATGATGTACCGGCAGTGCTCTTTTCGACTGGAGGCTACACCGGTAATGTTTATCATGAATTCAATGATGGGATTTTGCCTTTGTACATTACATCACAGCATTTCAAGAAGAAGGTTGTGTTTGTTATTCTCGATTATCATAATTGGTGGATCATGAAGTATGGAAACATTCTTTCACTTCTTTCGGATTATCCTGCCATTGATTTTAACGGAGACAAGAAAACCCATTGCTTTCCTGAAGCTATTGCTGGTCTTAGAATCCATGATGAGCTCACAGTGGATCCTTCACTGATGCAGGAGAATAAAAGCGTTGTTGATTTTCGCAATTTTCTAGACCGAGCGTACTGGCCTCGAATTAAAAGTatgattaaagaagaagaacgaGGAGCTCAGAAGAAACTTGAACTGAAAGCTCAATCatccaaaaaaaaccaaaagcaagTGCATGAAGCCACCTTGAAGAAACCTAAACTGGTAATTTTATCTCGAAATGGGTCTAGAGCTATAACTAATGAGAATTTATTGGTGAAGATGGCTGAAGAAATCGGATTTCGAGTTGAAGTGATGAGGCCTGAACCAACGACAGAACTGGCCAGGATATATCGCGCACTTAATTCAAGTGAAGTTATGATTGGTGTCCATGGTGCTGCCATGACTCATTTTCTGTTTATGAAGCCTGGCTCTGTTTTTATCCAAGTTATTCCTCTAGGAACAGAATGGGCAGCCGATGCTTATTATGGTAAGCCTGCAAGGAAGCTTGGTTTAAAGTATATTGGCTACCAAATTCTTCCAAGAGAGAGTTCATTGTATGACAAATACGATAAGAATGATCCTGTTCTTCGAGATCCCAGAAGCGTGTCTGACAAGGGATGGCAATACACAAAGTCGATCTATCTTGATAACCAAAATGTGAGGCTCAATCTTGGAAGATTTCAGAGGAGGTTACTTCGTGCTTACCGTTACTCTTTCGCAAAAGTGAATAGTAGATATCATCTCCATTCACAGTAA